The following proteins are co-located in the Deltaproteobacteria bacterium HGW-Deltaproteobacteria-2 genome:
- a CDS encoding TVP38/TMEM64 family protein, whose protein sequence is MNKHLTLRILFLFLLIALSAFIFIHYDLHLFFRDKDKLVSFIRSYPYDQVIFIVVQIIQVVAAPIPGELTGIIGGYLYGPLWGTIYSTIGLTLGSWIAFMLARFFGEPLLENVVSKEVFAKFEHFMEHKGLLVSFLLFLIPGFPKDYLCYIMGVSLIPTGTFIVISTAGRLFGTIMLSVTGAFASNGQYSFLTIFLIIGVAIFIAAYYYHDKLIEILKKRKAQ, encoded by the coding sequence ATGAATAAACATCTGACTCTCAGAATTTTATTTTTATTTCTGCTAATCGCCTTATCAGCTTTTATTTTTATTCATTATGATTTGCATCTGTTCTTTAGAGATAAAGATAAGCTGGTAAGTTTCATCCGTTCATATCCTTATGATCAGGTGATTTTTATAGTGGTCCAGATAATTCAGGTTGTGGCGGCGCCTATTCCCGGAGAACTTACCGGCATCATTGGCGGTTATCTGTATGGACCGCTCTGGGGGACAATTTATTCGACGATCGGACTCACGCTCGGTTCCTGGATTGCTTTCATGTTGGCCAGATTTTTCGGCGAGCCGCTTCTGGAAAACGTGGTCAGCAAAGAAGTTTTCGCAAAATTCGAACACTTTATGGAACACAAGGGTCTGCTGGTTTCATTCCTGCTTTTTCTGATTCCCGGTTTCCCCAAGGATTATTTATGTTATATAATGGGCGTCAGCCTTATTCCCACGGGAACTTTCATCGTAATTTCCACGGCCGGACGCCTCTTCGGCACAATCATGCTTTCTGTTACCGGAGCCTTCGCCAGTAATGGGCAGTACTCTTTTTTAACTATTTTTCTGATTATAGGTGTGGCAATTTTTATCGCGGCTTATTATTACCACGATAAACTGATCGAAATACTCAAGAAAAGAAAAGCGCAGTAG
- a CDS encoding acetyl-CoA C-acyltransferase, whose protein sequence is MAKVPQKLERKKSEIYKDAPIAKFGQRKPDFTTMGRKIKNPHKKFREVVCVEACRTPYGRSGGALKDFSAMELGALAIKEILRRTEGKLKPADIDYIFMGQVVPAGCGQIPGRQATILAGVPESVPSITVNKVCSSGIKTIDLAFQMILLGRAEICIAGGQESMSNCPFVLPDMRWGARMALPNGRVVDSMVYDGLWDAFYNRHMAIHGSEVADEFGFLRQEQDEWALNSQMNAVRAMNEGKLDDEIFPVEVKQGKKVIVMEKDEGPRPETTLEGLTKLPPVFNHLSTVTGQPGSVTAGNAPGVNDGGDVCLLMSKEKADELGLTPIFTIVDYAEVSQPTKDIATVPGLAIKKILEQNEMTLDQMDIIEINEAFAAVALVSCRSILGMSKEEMFKKVNVNGGAVAYGHPIGATGARILMTLGYELRRRGGGYGVCGICSGHAQGDAMLIKVEK, encoded by the coding sequence ATGGCTAAAGTTCCGCAGAAACTGGAAAGAAAAAAATCAGAAATCTATAAAGACGCTCCCATCGCAAAATTTGGCCAAAGAAAGCCGGATTTTACGACAATGGGCAGAAAAATAAAAAATCCGCATAAAAAATTCCGGGAAGTGGTTTGCGTGGAAGCCTGCCGGACGCCTTATGGCCGGTCGGGTGGCGCGTTGAAGGACTTTTCCGCGATGGAACTGGGTGCGTTGGCAATCAAAGAAATTTTGCGGCGCACTGAAGGCAAGTTAAAACCAGCGGATATTGACTACATTTTCATGGGACAGGTAGTTCCCGCCGGATGCGGCCAGATTCCCGGACGGCAGGCTACCATTCTGGCGGGCGTGCCGGAATCCGTTCCTTCCATTACCGTCAACAAAGTCTGTTCCTCCGGCATTAAAACAATCGATCTGGCATTTCAGATGATTCTGCTGGGGCGCGCCGAAATCTGTATCGCCGGAGGCCAGGAGAGCATGAGCAACTGTCCTTTTGTCCTGCCGGATATGCGCTGGGGTGCGAGAATGGCCCTGCCCAACGGTCGCGTGGTGGATTCAATGGTTTATGATGGGCTGTGGGATGCATTCTACAATCGTCACATGGCCATTCACGGCTCCGAAGTGGCCGACGAATTCGGCTTTTTGCGACAGGAGCAGGATGAGTGGGCGCTAAATTCGCAGATGAACGCGGTGCGCGCGATGAATGAAGGTAAACTCGATGATGAGATTTTTCCGGTGGAAGTCAAGCAGGGCAAAAAAGTGATTGTCATGGAAAAAGACGAAGGACCAAGACCGGAGACCACACTTGAAGGTTTGACCAAACTTCCTCCTGTTTTTAATCATTTAAGCACCGTGACCGGCCAGCCGGGAAGCGTTACCGCCGGAAATGCGCCGGGTGTCAATGACGGTGGTGATGTCTGTCTTTTGATGAGCAAGGAGAAAGCCGATGAACTGGGTCTTACACCCATTTTTACAATAGTTGATTATGCCGAAGTATCCCAACCAACCAAAGATATCGCAACTGTTCCGGGACTGGCCATCAAAAAGATTCTGGAGCAAAACGAGATGACGCTTGATCAGATGGACATCATTGAAATCAACGAAGCCTTTGCTGCCGTGGCACTGGTGAGCTGTCGCTCTATCTTGGGCATGTCCAAAGAGGAGATGTTCAAGAAGGTGAATGTCAACGGCGGAGCGGTTGCCTACGGTCATCCCATTGGCGCAACCGGTGCGCGAATTTTAATGACACTGGGCTATGAACTCAGACGGCGCGGCGGTGGATACGGTGTCTGCGGCATTTGTTCGGGGCATGCGCAGGGTGACGCAATGCTGATCAAAGTCGAGAAATAA
- a CDS encoding phenylacetate--CoA ligase — translation MNIWDVTHECMSRDELEQLQLERLQATVNRVYKNVTHYRKIFNDTGIISEDIRSLSDLTRMPFTVKDDLRVNYPYGMFAVPLREVVRIHSSSGTTSKPIVMGYTKNDIKIWSNLAARFMTSAGVTHDDVVQITFRYGLFTGAFGVHYGAEAIGASVIPMGTGNTDKQIMIMQDYKTTVLVSTSSYAIALADRIEQLGIDPKSLSLKVGLFGGEPWSEKMREEIESRLLLSATDNYGVSEVIGPGVAGECLCKKGMHIYEDAFLPEIIDPETGNVLPAGSDGELVLTTLTREAFPMIRYRTGDITSLDYAPCECGRTLARMKKITRRSDDMLIIRGVNVFPSQIEDALFSVAQGETPYQIVVERKGAMDNLEVVVEVTDKIFSLELQKQRSFLEAIKKRIASVTGINVDVRLVESKSIPRQKGKIARVLDKRNI, via the coding sequence ATGAATATCTGGGATGTAACTCATGAGTGTATGTCGCGTGATGAGCTCGAACAACTGCAACTGGAAAGGCTTCAGGCCACAGTCAACAGGGTTTACAAGAATGTCACTCATTACCGGAAAATATTTAATGACACAGGCATAATTTCGGAAGATATCCGTTCTTTGTCTGATTTGACCAGAATGCCTTTTACCGTGAAAGACGATCTGCGGGTTAATTACCCTTATGGAATGTTTGCTGTACCGCTCAGAGAAGTTGTGCGCATTCATTCCTCCTCAGGCACCACCAGCAAGCCGATAGTGATGGGTTATACGAAGAACGACATAAAAATCTGGTCCAATCTGGCGGCGCGTTTTATGACATCCGCCGGTGTAACCCATGATGACGTGGTGCAGATAACTTTTCGCTACGGTCTTTTTACCGGAGCATTCGGAGTGCATTACGGTGCGGAGGCCATCGGCGCTTCGGTCATTCCGATGGGTACCGGCAATACAGATAAACAGATTATGATTATGCAGGATTATAAAACCACGGTGCTGGTCAGTACCTCCAGCTACGCCATTGCTCTGGCGGATCGTATTGAGCAATTGGGTATTGATCCGAAATCGCTTTCTTTGAAAGTCGGGCTATTCGGAGGAGAACCATGGTCGGAAAAGATGCGAGAAGAAATTGAAAGCAGATTGTTGCTGAGTGCAACCGATAATTATGGAGTTTCCGAAGTGATAGGTCCCGGTGTCGCCGGCGAATGTCTGTGTAAAAAAGGCATGCATATTTATGAAGATGCGTTCCTTCCGGAAATTATTGATCCTGAAACGGGAAATGTCCTGCCTGCAGGAAGCGATGGTGAACTGGTTCTAACAACGCTGACCAGAGAAGCTTTTCCGATGATCCGCTACCGGACAGGAGATATTACCAGTCTGGATTACGCTCCTTGTGAATGTGGCCGTACTCTGGCGCGCATGAAAAAAATTACGCGGCGTTCTGACGACATGCTTATCATCAGAGGCGTGAACGTTTTTCCTTCACAGATTGAGGATGCACTTTTCAGCGTGGCGCAGGGCGAGACACCTTACCAAATTGTCGTGGAAAGAAAAGGTGCGATGGACAATTTGGAAGTTGTTGTTGAAGTTACAGACAAAATATTTTCTCTGGAATTACAGAAGCAGAGGTCTTTTCTGGAAGCGATCAAAAAACGCATAGCATCGGTAACAGGCATTAATGTTGATGTCCGACTGGTTGAATCAAAAAGTATTCCTCGCCAGAAAGGGAAAATTGCAAGGGTACTGGATAAACGGAATATCTAA
- a CDS encoding phosphoglucosamine mutase: protein MGKLFGTDGIRGIANEYPMTTEVAANVGRAIAYLSKKKGHKPRIIIGRDTRLSGDMFESAIVSGICSMGVNAISVGIIPTPGIAFLTQDMRADAGIVISASHNPSQDNGIKIFNGEGLKLSDEKENTIEELIFANNMHRLNPSPKELGKLSRLDDAIGRYVDFVKSTFPKILNPEGMKIVLDCSNGATYRVAPEVFTELGCEVKTLFDQPDGKNINLNCGSQHTETLAAEVLKQKADAGFAFDGDGDRVIAVDDKGKILTGDRMLAICSAILKKEGKLKNNLVVRTVMSNLGLTVAFQKLGINSVFANVGDRFVLEEMISRGAIIGGEDSGHLIFLDHHTTGDGLITALQVLAAIGGGRRPLSELARIMKAFPQMLINIDVKRKPEIETVPPIMSAIKKAEKALGDKGRVLVRYSGTQNMCRVMVEGPTKKETETHCRRIADVVKKILT from the coding sequence ATGGGTAAACTATTCGGCACCGACGGCATTAGGGGAATTGCTAACGAATACCCCATGACAACTGAAGTTGCCGCAAATGTGGGACGGGCCATCGCCTATCTTTCCAAGAAAAAAGGTCATAAACCGCGTATTATTATCGGCCGGGACACAAGGCTTTCCGGCGATATGTTTGAAAGCGCGATCGTATCGGGAATTTGTTCCATGGGTGTCAACGCTATCTCTGTGGGCATAATTCCCACACCAGGTATAGCTTTTTTAACTCAGGACATGCGCGCCGATGCGGGCATTGTCATTTCCGCTTCCCATAATCCCTCGCAGGACAATGGTATAAAAATCTTCAACGGCGAAGGACTTAAACTCTCCGACGAAAAAGAAAACACAATCGAAGAACTAATTTTTGCCAACAATATGCATCGGCTTAACCCTTCTCCGAAAGAATTGGGTAAATTATCGCGATTGGATGACGCCATCGGACGTTATGTGGATTTTGTGAAATCCACTTTTCCCAAAATACTTAATCCTGAAGGCATGAAAATAGTCCTTGATTGCTCCAATGGCGCAACCTATCGCGTAGCCCCTGAAGTTTTCACTGAACTCGGCTGCGAAGTAAAAACACTTTTCGATCAACCGGACGGCAAAAATATCAATTTAAACTGCGGCTCGCAGCATACGGAAACACTTGCTGCGGAAGTACTGAAACAAAAGGCTGACGCTGGTTTTGCCTTCGACGGCGACGGCGACAGAGTAATTGCCGTTGATGATAAGGGCAAAATTCTTACCGGTGACCGTATGCTTGCCATATGCTCTGCTATTCTGAAAAAAGAAGGTAAGCTGAAAAATAATCTTGTTGTCCGTACCGTGATGAGCAATCTGGGGTTGACGGTTGCTTTCCAGAAACTCGGTATCAATTCAGTGTTTGCCAATGTGGGTGATCGCTTTGTCCTGGAAGAAATGATCTCGCGCGGTGCGATTATCGGCGGAGAAGATTCCGGTCATTTAATTTTTCTTGACCATCACACCACAGGCGACGGCCTGATTACTGCTCTGCAGGTTCTGGCCGCAATAGGGGGGGGGCGGCGACCTCTATCGGAACTTGCCCGCATAATGAAGGCTTTCCCGCAAATGCTCATCAACATTGACGTCAAAAGAAAACCGGAAATAGAAACAGTCCCCCCCATAATGTCCGCAATCAAAAAAGCGGAAAAGGCGTTAGGCGACAAAGGACGGGTACTGGTACGCTATTCCGGCACCCAGAACATGTGCCGTGTCATGGTCGAAGGACCCACCAAAAAAGAAACAGAAACCCACTGCCGCCGGATAGCGGACGTTGTCAAAAAAATACTAACCTGA
- the livF gene encoding branched-chain amino acid ABC transporter ATP-binding protein (with LivGHMJ and LivGHMK is part of the high-affinity branched-chain amino acid transport system; LivFGHMK is specific for the transport of leucine, while LivFGHMJ is a transporter for leucine, isoleucine, and valine) yields MLKIKNINTYYGQAQALKNVSLHLTEGEIVTLIGANGAGKTTLLNSLSGVVPPRSGQIIFNDVPINNLAVHQIVRMGISQVPEGRQVFKPISVEDNLELGAYLHHKMLGGGDEVKKNKEMVYDLFPILKERRKQLAGTLSGGEQQMLAIGRAFMARPKLMLLDEPSMGLAPIITQEIFRVIENLSKEKKTTVLLVEQNARAALKMAHRGYVLDNGHMILEGTAAELLDNKEVQRAYLGKDKKEIWER; encoded by the coding sequence ATGTTAAAGATAAAAAATATCAATACCTATTACGGGCAGGCTCAGGCGTTGAAAAATGTTTCTCTGCATTTGACGGAAGGGGAAATAGTCACTCTTATCGGGGCCAATGGAGCCGGCAAGACAACACTTCTTAATTCTTTGTCCGGCGTAGTGCCTCCACGTAGCGGTCAGATTATTTTTAACGATGTTCCGATAAATAATCTTGCCGTGCACCAGATTGTCCGGATGGGCATTTCCCAGGTTCCGGAGGGCAGACAGGTCTTCAAACCCATTTCAGTAGAGGATAATCTGGAACTCGGCGCTTATCTGCATCATAAAATGCTGGGTGGTGGTGATGAAGTGAAAAAAAATAAAGAGATGGTCTATGATTTGTTTCCCATTCTTAAGGAGAGGCGAAAACAGCTTGCCGGAACATTGTCGGGGGGAGAACAGCAAATGCTCGCCATCGGCAGGGCCTTTATGGCCAGACCGAAACTGATGCTTCTTGACGAGCCGTCCATGGGACTTGCGCCAATTATAACTCAGGAAATTTTCCGGGTTATTGAAAATCTGTCCAAAGAGAAAAAAACGACGGTTTTGCTGGTAGAACAAAACGCGCGGGCGGCTCTAAAAATGGCCCATCGCGGCTATGTGTTGGATAACGGCCACATGATTTTGGAGGGCACGGCCGCCGAATTGCTCGATAATAAAGAAGTTCAGAGGGCGTATCTGGGCAAGGATAAAAAAGAGATATGGGAACGATAA